A stretch of DNA from Methanogenium sp. S4BF:
GGTGTTGTTATCGGAACGATACGCAATATAATGGCAGATTATAAATCGGGGGAAGTTACGGATCTTGTTGTTAAACCAGAGTCCGGATTTGACACGTCAAATTACAAAACTGAGGATGATAAGCTCTTCATTCCATTTGAAGCGGTAAAAGATATCAGGGATTATATCGTTGTTGACCGGTTCATG
This window harbors:
- a CDS encoding PRC-barrel domain-containing protein, producing MKLTFSRTLSKKKVMSTDGVVIGTIRNIMADYKSGEVTDLVVKPESGFDTSNYKTEDDKLFIPFEAVKDIRDYIVVDRFMSKK